TGATTTCCGCGATGACCCCGATCTTCGCGTGGCCATTATCACCGGCGCGGGCGAAAAGTTCTTTTGCCCCGGCTGGGATTTGAAAGGCGCCGCCGATGGCGATGCGGTTGACGGTGACTACGGTGTTGGCGGGTTCGGTGGCCTTCAAGAGCTGCGCGATCTCAACAAACCTGTGATTGCTGCGGTGAACGGCATTTGCTGTGGTGGCGGACTTGAATGGGCTCTTTCGGCGGACATAATACTTGCCGCAGATCACGCCACCTTCGCCCTGCCCGAAATCCGCTCTGGCACCGTGGCTGATGCCGCATCGGTCAAGCTTCCCAAACGCATTCCTTATCACATTGCAATGGAACTGCTTTTGACCGGACGTTGGTTTGATGCCGAAGAAGCCGAATCCTGGGGGCTAGTCAATCACATTCATCCCGGTGCTGACCTGATGAAGCAGGCATGGGATTTGGCCCACCTGCTCGCCTCTGGCCCTCCGCTCGTCTATGCCGCAATCAAAGAGATCGTGCGCAGCGCCGAAGACGCGACGTTCCAAGACACGATGAACCGCATAACCAAGCGCCAATTGCCAACGGTAGACCGGCTCTATGCTTCAGAAGATCAACTAGAAGGTGCGCGCGCATTTTCAGAGAAGCGCGATCCTGTCTGGAAAGGGAAATAGTCGGTTTGTCCCAACACCCGACATTTGATGCGCCCCGTGATTCTCTCAGGTGATTAAAGTTAGGCGGGTCGCAGTATGCCGACGCGCAAGATACCGCCGATCAACGCAGTGTTTTTGTCGTCTGCCCCGGCTCCATGCCAACATCTAGTAGTTTTCTGCCGTTTTGCGGTTGCAGCATCGTAAAGCTTGCTTAAAACCCATGCAAAGTCGTAAGCTCGGTCAACGTTTTGGTAACAAGAAATTTTTACAATCCATGGTTAGTGGTTGCGACCAACATTGGTCGTGAACTCGTAAACATTTAGAGTGTCGGTTAATTGGGATTGCGCGGAGGCGGTATGTTTTTTTATGAGATGGTCACGACCCTGACCAGAACGCAAAAGCGCTACATTTTTCAAGCGATCGACGCGCTCATGGTTCCTTTGGCGTTGTTCCTTGCGGTCATGCTGAACGCGTCTGTTACTTTGTCCTGGTCGTTGGCAATCGCATTGGCACCGCTCTGTGCGATAATTGTGGTGATCGCGGCAATTGCCTCTCACATGCTCGGCCTCACCCGGATCAAGCTTAATGCCTATGAGTTTCAGGGTATTTTACGCACCAGCGTGTTCGCCGTTATCCTTGGTCTGTCTGGATTGCTGCTTAACGTTGCTTTTGGCAAACCCGCGACAATCGAGACGTTCCTGATTTTCACGATGACGATCCTGATCATGGGCGTTGCGGGGCGCATGTCGATGCGGCAGTTTTTGCTATACATCTATCGCAGCGGCTCTGACCGGATGCGCGTGCTTGTCTATGGGGCGGGTCAGACCGGCCAACAGCTTGCAGCGGCGCTGCGCACCGATGACGCGGTTCAACTGGTTGCCTTCATTGACGACAATCCGACGTTGCAATCGCTCGTCGTATCCGGCCTTCCGGTGTATTCCCCGACCAAGGTCAAAGAGCTTGTCGAGCGCGAAGCCATTGACCGTGTTGTTCTTGCCATGCCTTCGTCTTCGCAAACAATTCAGGCGCGTATTGCACACAAGCTGCGCCAATTGGGCTGCGAGGTGCATTCGCTCCCCTCCTTCGCGACACTGGTCAGCGAAGGAGAGCTAGGCACCCGCGTCGCGCCAGTCTCGCTCAGCGATCTGCTTGGCCGCTCACGCCTTGAAAATGAACTGCCTTCGGTCTCTGATACCTATTCAGGCCGCCGTCTGCTGATTACCGGGGCCGGTGGCTCGATCGGGTCGGAATTGTGCCGGCAGCTGATTTCCTGTCACCCCGAGCGCATCGTGCTGCTCGATCATTCCGAATTGGCGCTCTACAATATTGCCAAGGAGCTCTCCGAGCTGGCGGCGAACACCCATATCGAACCGGTGCTGGGCTCGGTCTGCAATCGCGAGCTGGTGGATCAGGTCTTGGCGGACCATGACATTGATGTTGTTTTGCACGCTGCTGCCTACAAGCATCTGTCGCTGGTCGAAACGAATGTTATCGCCGGGATCGAGAACAATGTTTTCGGCACCAAAACTGTCGCCGATGCGGCCCGCGCGGCCGATGTTGACCGGTTTATTCTGGTGTCCTCAGACAAGGCCGTGCGTCCGACCAATGTTATGGGCGCGTCCAAGCGCCTTGCCGAACTTATTGTGCAGGATTTCTCGACCCGCTCGGACAAGACCCTGTTTTCCATGGTGCGCTTCGGAAACGTTCTCGGCTCTTCCGGCTCGGTCATTCCGCTGTTTGAAGAACAAATCGCGCGTGGCGGTCCCGTGACACTCACCCATGGCGAGGTCACCCGCTATTTCATGACCATTTCCGAAGCTGCGCGCCTTGTGTTGCTGGCTGGCTCTTTTGCCCGTGGTGGCGATCTGTTCGTGCTCGACATGGGTGATCCGGTGCCGATCCATAAGCTCGCCCGCCAAATGATCGAAGGCGCAGGCCTGACCGTCATGGACGAAGAGAAACCCGATGGCGATATAGAGATCGTCG
This genomic window from Rhodobacteraceae bacterium D3-12 contains:
- a CDS encoding carnitinyl-CoA dehydratase, with product MSNPIKTRREGAILEVTLDRPKANAIDLATSRIMGEVFADFRDDPDLRVAIITGAGEKFFCPGWDLKGAADGDAVDGDYGVGGFGGLQELRDLNKPVIAAVNGICCGGGLEWALSADIILAADHATFALPEIRSGTVADAASVKLPKRIPYHIAMELLLTGRWFDAEEAESWGLVNHIHPGADLMKQAWDLAHLLASGPPLVYAAIKEIVRSAEDATFQDTMNRITKRQLPTVDRLYASEDQLEGARAFSEKRDPVWKGK
- a CDS encoding polysaccharide biosynthesis protein, translating into MFFYEMVTTLTRTQKRYIFQAIDALMVPLALFLAVMLNASVTLSWSLAIALAPLCAIIVVIAAIASHMLGLTRIKLNAYEFQGILRTSVFAVILGLSGLLLNVAFGKPATIETFLIFTMTILIMGVAGRMSMRQFLLYIYRSGSDRMRVLVYGAGQTGQQLAAALRTDDAVQLVAFIDDNPTLQSLVVSGLPVYSPTKVKELVEREAIDRVVLAMPSSSQTIQARIAHKLRQLGCEVHSLPSFATLVSEGELGTRVAPVSLSDLLGRSRLENELPSVSDTYSGRRLLITGAGGSIGSELCRQLISCHPERIVLLDHSELALYNIAKELSELAANTHIEPVLGSVCNRELVDQVLADHDIDVVLHAAAYKHLSLVETNVIAGIENNVFGTKTVADAARAADVDRFILVSSDKAVRPTNVMGASKRLAELIVQDFSTRSDKTLFSMVRFGNVLGSSGSVIPLFEEQIARGGPVTLTHGEVTRYFMTISEAARLVLLAGSFARGGDLFVLDMGDPVPIHKLARQMIEGAGLTVMDEEKPDGDIEIVEIGLRPGEKLHEELLISPDMLTTPHQKIMRAQENFLSELEVANALKDLRLAISARDSNAIRAVIARWVERYEVTPQDDELQIS